A region of candidate division Zixibacteria bacterium HGW-Zixibacteria-1 DNA encodes the following proteins:
- a CDS encoding YbaB/EbfC family nucleoid-associated protein, whose protein sequence is MNKGDLGNMMKQIQKMQAQMEQIQAELAETQVDGTAGGGMVTAVVNGKQDLLEIKIDPEVVDPKDVEMLQDLIVAAVNQARQKAQELQAERMSSLTGGLNLPGMNLPF, encoded by the coding sequence ATGAATAAAGGCGATCTTGGCAATATGATGAAGCAGATTCAGAAGATGCAGGCCCAGATGGAACAGATTCAGGCGGAACTGGCGGAGACGCAGGTGGATGGAACCGCCGGCGGCGGAATGGTTACGGCCGTGGTCAATGGCAAGCAGGATCTGCTGGAAATTAAAATCGATCCGGAAGTGGTAGATCCGAAAGATGTCGAAATGCTTCAGGATTTGATTGTTGCCGCAGTCAATCAGGCCCGCCAGAAAGCCCAGGAATTGCAGGCGGAGCGGATGTCCTCTCTGACCGGCGGTTTGAATCTTCCCGGAATGAATTTGCCGTTCTGA
- a CDS encoding recombination protein RecR: MFKSAESVEKLINLLARLPGIGRKSAGRLAFHILKISKEEANELAEAIQLVKEKVGFCSICFNISEQDPCYICNDPERSREIICVVEQASDLAALEKAEGFRGLYHILGGRISPLDGIGPDDLKIKELLSRLGDDTKELIIATNPNVEGEATALYLAKLIRPMGVKITRIARGLPVGSDLEYADGMTISRAIEGRQEI, translated from the coding sequence ATGTTTAAATCTGCTGAATCGGTTGAAAAGCTTATCAACCTTCTGGCCCGGCTTCCCGGGATCGGCCGGAAGTCGGCCGGCCGGCTGGCTTTTCATATCCTGAAAATATCCAAAGAGGAAGCGAATGAGCTGGCCGAAGCTATCCAGCTGGTTAAGGAGAAGGTCGGCTTCTGTTCGATATGCTTCAATATTTCCGAGCAGGATCCATGCTATATCTGTAATGATCCCGAACGCAGCCGCGAAATTATCTGTGTGGTCGAGCAGGCTTCCGATTTGGCCGCTCTGGAAAAAGCCGAAGGATTCAGGGGCCTGTATCACATTCTCGGCGGGCGCATCTCCCCTCTCGATGGAATCGGGCCGGATGATCTGAAAATCAAGGAACTGCTGTCAAGACTCGGCGATGATACCAAAGAATTGATCATTGCGACCAATCCCAATGTGGAGGGCGAGGCGACCGCTCTTTATCTGGCGAAACTGATCCGTCCGATGGGTGTAAAAATAACCAGGATCGCGCGGGGACTGCCGGTCGGAAGTGACCTTGAATATGCCGATGGGATGACTATTTCCCGCGCCATTGAAGGACGCCAGGAGATATAA